In Mongoliitalea daihaiensis, one DNA window encodes the following:
- the murB gene encoding UDP-N-acetylmuramate dehydrogenase, translated as MKIQENISLKPYNTFGIDKKARFFLEAHMTEDLKAGIEFAHERELPLLILGGGSNILLRGDFHGLVMRNCLEGIEVVREDDTSVWVEVGAGENWHAFVMYCLDKNWGGIENLSLIPGTVGASPMQNIGAYGVEIKDTFVSLEALHKDRLDVELFDAGRCQFGYRESIFKNTYKDQYIITKVQFKLSKTNHILHTSYGAIQEILHNWGIDNPSIQDVSKAVIQIRSSKLPDPKVIGNAGSFFKNPTISLTHFELLQAENPGIPSYPTDQGMKVPAAWLIQQCGWKGKVIGNIGVHKDQPLVLVNYGAGEGEDLVKLSQQIQESVFNRFGIALHPEVNFI; from the coding sequence ATGAAGATACAAGAAAACATTTCTCTTAAGCCTTATAATACTTTTGGAATTGATAAAAAAGCCCGGTTTTTTTTAGAGGCTCATATGACAGAAGATCTCAAAGCAGGAATTGAATTTGCCCATGAACGTGAATTGCCTTTACTTATCCTTGGGGGAGGTAGCAACATTCTGTTAAGAGGCGATTTTCATGGACTTGTTATGCGCAACTGTCTAGAAGGGATTGAAGTCGTCAGAGAGGATGATACTTCCGTGTGGGTTGAGGTAGGTGCTGGAGAAAATTGGCACGCATTCGTGATGTACTGTTTGGATAAAAATTGGGGTGGAATCGAAAACTTATCTCTAATTCCTGGGACTGTCGGGGCCTCTCCTATGCAGAATATTGGGGCTTATGGTGTTGAAATCAAAGATACATTTGTGTCACTCGAAGCACTGCACAAAGATCGTTTGGATGTAGAACTATTTGATGCAGGGCGTTGTCAATTTGGGTACAGGGAAAGTATTTTCAAAAACACTTATAAGGATCAATACATCATCACCAAGGTACAATTTAAACTCAGTAAAACTAATCATATCCTGCATACCTCCTATGGAGCAATTCAAGAAATCCTTCATAATTGGGGTATCGACAATCCAAGCATTCAGGATGTTAGCAAAGCCGTAATCCAAATCCGCTCATCCAAACTTCCCGACCCAAAAGTCATTGGAAATGCAGGTAGTTTTTTTAAAAATCCGACCATTTCTCTGACACATTTTGAATTGTTACAAGCAGAAAACCCAGGCATTCCCTCCTATCCTACCGATCAAGGCATGAAAGTACCTGCCGCTTGGTTGATTCAACAGTGCGGGTGGAAAGGTAAAGTAATCGGCAACATCGGGGTCCATAAAGACCAACCATTAGTACTTGTCAACTATGGAGCTGGAGAAGGTGAAGATCTTGTGAAGTTAAGCCAGCAAATTCAAGAATCTGTCTTCAATCGATTCGGAATTGCACTACATCCTGAAGTGAATTTTATCTAA
- a CDS encoding succinylglutamate desuccinylase/aspartoacylase family protein translates to MKEIVINGVKIRPGQSIQIDIAIARLPTHTLIDLPIFIIRAKEDGPTVLISGGVHGDEINGIVAVKKFLEEPDLELIKGTVIFIPLVNVYGFLSSSRTFPDGRDLNRSFPGSKKGSLASQIAFILTNEIIPLIDYGIDIHTGGRMLSNYPQIRVDYKDKVGLELSKAFGTHFVLNSAHIDKSFRKEAYKRRKSIMVYEGGESMRLDPYAVEEAVSGSKRLLFHLGMIADPGIASKPTIILSDSSWTRAKVSGIFTSSVELGNEVKKGQILAKISDPFGRVRVPIKASFNGYVIGLNNNPVVNAGDALVHIGRC, encoded by the coding sequence ATGAAAGAAATTGTAATCAATGGAGTCAAAATACGGCCTGGTCAAAGTATTCAAATTGATATCGCCATTGCGCGTTTGCCAACGCATACCTTAATTGATTTGCCTATTTTTATTATCCGTGCCAAAGAAGATGGCCCGACAGTCTTGATTTCAGGAGGTGTTCATGGAGACGAAATCAATGGTATCGTAGCAGTAAAGAAGTTTTTGGAGGAACCTGACTTGGAGCTGATCAAAGGAACTGTAATTTTCATTCCTTTGGTCAATGTTTATGGTTTTTTAAGTAGTTCCCGAACGTTCCCTGATGGTCGAGATCTCAATCGGAGCTTTCCAGGTAGTAAAAAGGGAAGTTTGGCTTCTCAAATTGCATTCATTCTGACAAATGAAATCATTCCTTTGATCGATTATGGTATTGACATCCATACTGGAGGACGGATGCTTTCGAATTACCCGCAGATTCGGGTGGATTACAAAGACAAGGTAGGATTAGAGTTATCTAAAGCTTTTGGGACTCATTTTGTCCTGAATTCGGCACACATTGATAAATCGTTCCGAAAAGAAGCATATAAACGTAGGAAATCAATAATGGTGTATGAAGGGGGTGAATCCATGCGACTGGATCCCTATGCGGTGGAAGAAGCTGTCAGCGGAAGTAAACGACTATTATTTCATTTAGGAATGATTGCAGATCCTGGAATCGCAAGCAAACCAACAATTATACTGTCTGATAGCTCATGGACACGAGCCAAAGTATCAGGAATCTTCACTTCTTCTGTAGAACTAGGAAATGAAGTAAAAAAGGGTCAGATACTTGCAAAAATATCTGACCCTTTTGGGAGAGTTCGCGTACCGATCAAAGCTTCCTTTAATGGGTATGTGATAGGACTAAACAACAATCCGGTGGTAAATGCCGGAGATGCTTTGGTCCATATTGGAAGATGCTAA
- a CDS encoding phospho-sugar mutase → MITVDPKIIAKAESWLSSNIDDISKTQIKALLESSDPTELIDSFYTELEFGTGGLRGIMGVGSNRMNVYTVGMATQGLANYLLQSFPGEDISVAITHDCRINNTLFAETTANIFTANGIRVKYFREMRPTPMLSFAIRHFGCKSGVMVTASHNPKEYNGYKAYWNDGGQVVAPHDKNIIAEVKKIKSVDDVNWNKNDALIEYIESDFDAIYMDLVKGLSLSPEAIQSNKDMPIVFSPIHGASGKMVPLALKAFGFDKVHVVKEQAEPDGTFPTVIYPNPEEAEALTMALALGKEVHAELVLACDPDGDRYAACIPDGKGDFELLNGNQTGALLTYYLLSKWKEQGKLDGNQFMVNTIVTTELIDTICKGFGVTCYSVLTGFKNIAEVILKLEGKATYIGGGEESYGYLVGDFVRDKDGVSACAMVAEIVAYYKSKGMSIRDVLAEIYMKFGFYKEALISVTKKGKDGAEQIQALMADFRTNRPTAMAGIPVVKVVDVKESKVFDLKNGTETALDMDKSNVIQFYLEDGSKISARPSGTEPKIKYYFSVSAPLQDRATYEAVEAALETRLSNLKSYFS, encoded by the coding sequence ATGATAACAGTAGATCCAAAGATTATAGCAAAGGCAGAATCATGGCTGAGTAGCAACATTGATGACATAAGCAAGACACAAATCAAGGCTTTGCTAGAATCATCAGACCCCACTGAATTGATTGATTCCTTTTATACCGAACTGGAATTTGGTACAGGTGGTCTGCGTGGAATCATGGGTGTTGGTTCCAACCGTATGAATGTATACACCGTTGGAATGGCCACTCAAGGTTTAGCGAATTATCTTTTGCAAAGCTTTCCAGGGGAAGATATTTCTGTAGCAATCACGCATGACTGTCGTATCAACAATACTCTTTTTGCAGAAACTACCGCCAATATTTTTACGGCAAATGGAATCCGTGTTAAATATTTCCGTGAAATGCGCCCTACTCCCATGCTTTCATTTGCCATCCGTCATTTCGGTTGCAAGAGTGGTGTAATGGTTACAGCTTCACACAATCCAAAAGAATATAACGGTTATAAAGCATACTGGAACGACGGTGGTCAAGTAGTCGCTCCTCATGATAAAAATATCATTGCTGAAGTAAAAAAAATCAAGTCAGTTGATGATGTAAATTGGAATAAAAACGATGCTTTGATTGAATATATCGAGTCTGATTTTGATGCGATTTATATGGACTTGGTAAAAGGCTTAAGTTTATCTCCGGAAGCTATTCAGTCCAATAAGGATATGCCAATTGTCTTCTCTCCTATTCATGGAGCATCTGGGAAAATGGTTCCTTTAGCCTTGAAGGCCTTTGGCTTTGATAAGGTACACGTAGTAAAAGAGCAAGCAGAACCCGATGGTACCTTCCCGACAGTCATTTACCCTAACCCTGAAGAAGCAGAGGCTTTAACTATGGCTTTGGCTTTAGGAAAAGAGGTACATGCTGAACTGGTTTTGGCCTGTGACCCAGATGGAGATCGGTATGCAGCTTGTATACCAGATGGTAAAGGTGATTTTGAATTGTTGAACGGAAACCAAACAGGCGCCTTACTGACGTATTACCTTTTAAGCAAGTGGAAAGAACAAGGTAAGCTAGATGGAAATCAATTCATGGTAAATACCATTGTGACTACAGAATTGATAGACACGATCTGTAAAGGCTTTGGCGTGACCTGCTACTCTGTATTGACAGGGTTTAAAAATATTGCAGAAGTTATTCTGAAATTGGAAGGAAAAGCTACCTATATCGGAGGTGGTGAAGAAAGCTATGGCTATTTGGTGGGGGATTTTGTACGTGACAAAGATGGAGTTTCGGCCTGCGCCATGGTCGCTGAAATTGTAGCCTATTACAAATCCAAAGGAATGAGCATCCGGGATGTCTTAGCGGAAATTTACATGAAATTTGGTTTTTACAAGGAAGCATTGATTTCTGTGACCAAAAAAGGAAAAGATGGTGCTGAGCAAATTCAGGCTTTGATGGCTGATTTCCGTACCAATCGGCCTACAGCAATGGCAGGAATACCCGTAGTGAAAGTTGTGGATGTGAAAGAAAGTAAAGTTTTTGATTTGAAAAATGGCACTGAAACGGCACTTGATATGGATAAATCAAACGTTATTCAGTTTTATTTAGAGGATGGCAGCAAGATCTCAGCAAGACCATCAGGTACCGAACCAAAAATCAAATATTACTTCTCTGTCAGTGCGCCGCTTCAAGATCGCGCTACTTATGAAGCAGTAGAGGCAGCTTTAGAAACTCGCCTGAGCAACTTGAAATCTTATTTTAGTTAA
- the tamL gene encoding translocation and assembly module lipoprotein TamL, with protein MFVLVFSSCSLTKGLKEGEYLLTSTTIKGIQESDRNTLNGLIKQQPNTTLPLLGTSVGVSVYNFGLSMFDSATLLNRKESFSQERKSLLSKRDTAAWSKKEQRRFQKLSNNLTSLDKKLTYGNFFMRTGNPRVVYDSLATVESSRQMLYYLQNNGFFDAQTDFFLRTNGKKATVDYLISENAVYKIDSFYTRSDNDDIYKLLLARQANSFVKSGNPYIQSDLTKERQRVEDLLKDNGFYTFTRSYIEYNVFKDTVTHIVNIEQVIRKPIYSDNHQIFVLDSIYFSLDAPESIEIKQSQQTTYRDIKFDLYDDKYSEKIISSRIFLNKGDLYNKTNVIETQRQLANLDLFRFVNIAFDTLGDVLRPRIYTQPNQKYQITNQLGASITEQVPGPFFSHSLRNRNLFRGAEIFEFFFRAGLEGVVSATGEGGVFRSRELNTSASIIFPQFLLPFTRSSLETFGRYNPRTRTLIGYNYVDRPEYIRESVNGVLSYNWNTRNLRQQYTFNVLDANFIRSNLSNDFREILEDLQNQGNNLINSFLPSYVSSISGQVIINFNQYGAFQRNKASLLRLFAESGGTTLNFVNNSFVEERNLAYFQFLKFQADFRRYIPITREQTFAYRLNLGMARPYGVSNGILPYEKYFFAGGSTGIRAWQPRRLGPGSFSPPLLENGLFDYRFEQPGDILFEGMFELRSKIYGYFDGAFFIDIGNSWTFQEDPTRPGANFEFNRFYRELAVGTGLGLRMDFDFLVLRLDLGIKAVDPAREPGQRFVLDEFFTSRLGRSNAVFNIGIGYPF; from the coding sequence TTGTTTGTACTTGTATTTTCTTCTTGTTCCCTTACCAAGGGGCTCAAAGAAGGAGAATACTTATTGACTTCTACCACTATCAAAGGCATCCAAGAATCTGATAGAAATACACTCAATGGTCTGATCAAGCAACAGCCTAATACTACTTTGCCACTCTTGGGAACATCGGTAGGTGTATCCGTCTACAATTTTGGGCTCAGCATGTTTGATAGTGCTACTCTTTTAAACCGGAAAGAAAGCTTTTCCCAAGAACGCAAAAGCCTCCTCAGCAAAAGGGACACAGCCGCTTGGAGTAAAAAAGAGCAACGGAGATTCCAGAAACTATCCAATAACCTGACTTCTTTGGATAAAAAACTGACCTATGGTAATTTTTTTATGAGAACAGGCAATCCACGGGTAGTGTATGATTCACTTGCTACGGTTGAATCTAGTCGGCAAATGCTTTATTATCTACAAAACAATGGCTTTTTTGACGCTCAAACGGATTTCTTTTTACGGACCAATGGGAAAAAAGCCACTGTTGACTATTTAATCTCTGAGAATGCGGTTTATAAAATTGATTCTTTTTATACCCGTTCGGATAATGATGACATTTATAAACTTTTATTGGCAAGACAAGCCAACTCTTTTGTAAAATCAGGTAATCCCTACATCCAAAGCGACCTTACTAAAGAAAGACAACGAGTCGAAGACTTGTTGAAAGATAATGGCTTTTACACATTTACCCGTTCCTATATTGAGTACAATGTATTCAAAGATACAGTCACTCATATAGTCAATATTGAACAAGTCATTCGAAAGCCGATCTACTCGGATAATCATCAAATTTTTGTGTTAGATTCTATTTATTTTTCCTTGGATGCTCCAGAATCGATAGAAATCAAACAAAGTCAACAGACTACCTATCGGGACATTAAATTTGATTTATACGACGATAAGTATTCCGAAAAAATCATCTCCTCTAGGATATTTCTTAATAAAGGAGATCTATACAATAAAACCAATGTGATAGAAACGCAACGACAGTTGGCAAATTTGGATTTGTTCCGTTTTGTCAACATTGCCTTTGATACTTTAGGAGATGTATTGCGCCCGCGGATTTATACCCAACCCAACCAGAAATATCAAATCACCAATCAATTGGGAGCCAGCATCACGGAGCAAGTTCCAGGTCCATTTTTTTCTCACTCTTTGAGAAACAGAAATCTTTTCAGAGGTGCGGAAATTTTCGAATTTTTCTTTCGAGCAGGTCTTGAAGGTGTGGTTTCCGCTACTGGAGAAGGTGGGGTTTTCCGAAGCCGCGAACTCAATACTTCTGCTTCGATCATTTTCCCTCAGTTTTTATTACCGTTTACTCGTTCTTCTTTGGAAACCTTTGGCCGCTACAATCCTCGTACAAGGACCTTAATTGGTTACAATTATGTAGATCGTCCAGAATATATCCGGGAAAGCGTGAATGGTGTCCTCAGCTATAACTGGAACACCCGAAATCTTCGGCAACAATACACGTTCAATGTGTTGGATGCCAACTTCATCCGCTCTAATTTGAGCAACGATTTCCGTGAAATATTGGAGGATTTGCAAAATCAAGGAAATAACCTGATCAATTCCTTTCTCCCTTCCTATGTGAGTAGTATCTCTGGGCAGGTGATAATCAACTTCAATCAGTATGGAGCATTTCAGCGAAATAAAGCTTCTTTACTTAGATTATTTGCAGAGTCTGGTGGGACTACCTTAAACTTTGTAAATAACAGTTTTGTGGAAGAGCGTAATCTTGCCTATTTCCAATTTCTGAAATTTCAGGCGGATTTTCGGCGCTATATTCCCATCACCCGTGAGCAGACTTTTGCTTATCGCCTCAATTTGGGGATGGCTAGGCCTTACGGAGTCAGCAATGGAATTTTGCCCTATGAGAAGTATTTCTTTGCCGGTGGTAGTACAGGCATCCGTGCATGGCAACCAAGACGATTGGGACCGGGTTCATTTTCCCCACCCCTCTTGGAAAATGGACTTTTTGATTACCGGTTTGAGCAGCCGGGAGATATTTTATTTGAAGGTATGTTTGAATTACGGTCAAAAATTTACGGGTATTTTGATGGAGCTTTTTTCATAGATATCGGAAACAGCTGGACATTTCAAGAAGATCCTACTAGACCCGGTGCAAATTTTGAATTCAATCGCTTCTATCGGGAATTAGCGGTGGGCACCGGACTAGGCCTACGAATGGATTTTGATTTTCTTGTGTTGCGTTTGGACTTGGGCATCAAGGCAGTGGATCCCGCGAGGGAACCTGGACAACGGTTTGTATTGGATGAATTTTTCACATCCCGTCTTGGCCGAAGCAATGCTGTTTTCAATATAGGAATCGGATATCCTTTCTGA
- a CDS encoding RNA methyltransferase: MLSKNTLKFIKSLHQKKFRKQEQSFFVEGSKNVLELLCSDYEISHLLITEKFEQEHSRLLQKYARQSIQVKEQDLIAAGTFQSNDAALAVAKIKANEAFDLGVDEWALALDDVRDPGNLGTIIRIADWYGIQKIILSEESADFYNPKVLNASMGSFSRVKIHYCDLQAYLKNVQQPIYGAFLDGQNIYAESFPRTGILVMGNESQGISREVEKFVNRRISIPAFGKAESLNVAIATAVCCDNIRRQQTPVVP; the protein is encoded by the coding sequence ATGTTAAGCAAAAATACGCTTAAGTTTATTAAATCCTTACACCAAAAAAAATTCCGCAAACAAGAGCAGTCTTTTTTTGTGGAAGGTAGTAAAAATGTACTAGAGCTCTTGTGTTCAGACTATGAAATTTCACATCTGTTGATAACAGAAAAGTTTGAACAGGAGCATAGTCGCCTTTTGCAAAAATATGCAAGGCAGTCTATTCAGGTTAAGGAACAAGATCTGATCGCAGCAGGTACTTTTCAAAGCAATGATGCTGCCTTGGCTGTGGCCAAGATAAAAGCCAACGAAGCATTTGATTTAGGTGTTGATGAATGGGCTTTGGCCTTGGACGATGTTCGGGATCCGGGTAATTTGGGAACAATCATCCGCATAGCCGATTGGTATGGAATTCAAAAAATTATCCTTTCCGAGGAGTCCGCAGATTTTTACAACCCCAAGGTGCTGAATGCAAGTATGGGATCTTTTAGTAGAGTGAAAATTCACTACTGTGATTTGCAAGCCTACTTGAAAAATGTGCAGCAGCCGATTTATGGAGCCTTTTTAGATGGACAAAATATATATGCCGAATCATTTCCAAGAACAGGAATTTTAGTGATGGGCAATGAATCTCAAGGAATTTCGAGGGAAGTGGAAAAATTCGTGAATCGTCGCATTTCTATCCCTGCCTTTGGAAAAGCGGAATCCTTAAACGTTGCCATCGCTACTGCTGTGTGTTGTGATAACATACGCCGGCAGCAAACACCTGTTGTACCATAA
- a CDS encoding bile acid:sodium symporter family protein: MSQIRNTLKKVGINTFFFLLIGMIVLAKFFPSLGTSNGPLPLKEITAVGISVIFFFYGVKLSPQKLKEGLRNWKLHVLIQTTTFLIFPIVILLLYQVFGNDENYFWLGTFYLAALPSTVSSSVVMVSIAKGNLPAAIFNASISSMVGIFITPIWMDVMLPDTAVSFDLTETFIKLSLQVLFPVIIGLFLHSRLISFVNTHAKTLKNFDQGIILLIIFTAFAESFAEKMFEGHSATSIVGLGALMLLLFILMALAMWGLSRVLKFSREDTITVIFCGSKKSLVQGAVMGRVMFPDPVIFGLILLPLMIYHALQLMAGSALAQRLAIGEEKQGVEV, translated from the coding sequence ATGTCACAAATCAGAAATACACTCAAAAAAGTAGGTATCAATACCTTTTTCTTTCTTCTGATTGGAATGATTGTACTAGCCAAGTTTTTCCCAAGCTTAGGCACAAGCAATGGCCCCTTACCGCTAAAAGAAATAACAGCAGTGGGTATTTCTGTGATTTTCTTTTTTTATGGTGTAAAATTAAGCCCTCAAAAACTCAAAGAGGGATTACGAAACTGGAAGTTACATGTCTTGATTCAGACAACCACTTTCTTGATATTTCCAATTGTTATTCTTTTACTTTATCAGGTATTCGGAAATGATGAAAATTACTTTTGGCTAGGTACATTTTACTTAGCGGCTTTGCCTTCTACTGTATCTTCATCCGTCGTGATGGTTTCAATCGCAAAGGGAAATCTTCCAGCCGCTATTTTTAACGCAAGCATTTCAAGCATGGTAGGGATCTTTATTACACCGATTTGGATGGATGTGATGTTGCCGGATACAGCTGTTTCTTTTGATTTGACAGAGACTTTTATCAAGCTCAGTTTGCAAGTATTATTTCCCGTTATCATAGGCCTTTTTTTACATTCAAGACTGATTTCTTTTGTCAATACGCATGCAAAAACCTTAAAAAACTTTGATCAAGGAATTATTCTATTGATCATCTTTACTGCTTTTGCAGAATCCTTTGCTGAAAAAATGTTTGAAGGCCACAGCGCAACTTCTATTGTGGGTTTAGGCGCTTTGATGTTGCTGTTATTTATCCTTATGGCTTTGGCCATGTGGGGATTATCAAGGGTATTGAAATTCTCGAGGGAAGATACCATTACTGTTATTTTCTGCGGTAGCAAAAAATCGTTGGTACAGGGAGCAGTTATGGGGAGGGTCATGTTTCCTGATCCAGTAATCTTTGGTTTGATCCTATTGCCTCTTATGATCTATCACGCGCTTCAGTTGATGGCTGGATCAGCGCTCGCACAGCGATTGGCTATAGGAGAGGAGAAACAAGGAGTTGAGGTCTAA
- a CDS encoding PhzF family phenazine biosynthesis protein, translated as MKIYQIDAFTDQVFGGNPAAVVPLQAWLPDEILQSIALENNLSETAFYVPKGNAFELRWFTPTTEVALCGHATLAAAHVLFEEEGYRQESIEFESRSSGMLRVTRTEKGITLDFPVDELTEIDLQPNLLQPFHTKPIQAFQGKTDIILVFESADHIKKLGVDMSAIAAIEARGVIVTAPGDDVDFVSRFFGPRVGVPEDPVTGSAHTSLTPLWNLKTQKTSFQALQLSPRGGKLHCQLKGDRVLITGNAVTYMKGIVMVNSEQ; from the coding sequence TTGAAAATTTATCAAATCGACGCATTTACAGATCAAGTTTTTGGAGGTAATCCGGCGGCAGTTGTGCCACTTCAGGCTTGGCTACCCGATGAAATCCTTCAATCTATAGCCTTAGAAAATAATTTATCAGAAACAGCTTTCTATGTACCAAAAGGGAATGCCTTTGAACTTCGATGGTTTACCCCCACGACAGAGGTTGCTTTATGCGGTCATGCGACCTTAGCTGCTGCTCATGTCCTATTCGAAGAGGAGGGCTATCGCCAAGAAAGTATTGAATTTGAGTCAAGATCTTCGGGTATGCTGCGAGTCACGCGGACAGAAAAAGGAATTACCCTTGATTTTCCGGTGGATGAACTAACTGAAATTGATCTTCAACCAAATTTGCTTCAACCTTTTCACACGAAACCTATTCAAGCCTTTCAAGGGAAAACAGATATTATTTTGGTATTTGAATCAGCCGATCACATTAAAAAATTAGGAGTAGATATGTCCGCGATTGCTGCGATTGAGGCGAGAGGAGTGATTGTCACAGCACCGGGAGATGATGTGGACTTTGTTTCCCGTTTTTTCGGTCCAAGGGTAGGTGTTCCTGAAGATCCTGTTACTGGATCGGCACATACAAGCCTAACCCCACTATGGAACTTAAAAACCCAAAAAACTAGTTTTCAAGCATTACAACTGTCACCCAGAGGAGGGAAGCTGCACTGCCAATTGAAAGGGGATAGGGTTTTAATTACGGGAAATGCGGTGACGTACATGAAGGGGATAGTGATGGTGAACAGTGAACAGTAA
- a CDS encoding SLC13 family permease, producing the protein MGPLLFLLIWVWPDLFGMPADAQVMLAVTCWIATWWITEAIPIPATSLLPLILLPLLQTMSIAEVSKSYANPMVLLYMGGFMIAVTIEKWNLHKRIALIIIHWIGTNSKKIVLGFMVATAFLSMWISNTATSLMMLPIGIAVVSQLDGTDGKFMKGSPLGKSLMLGIAYAASIGGIATLIGTPTNIILASVVRELYGFEISFSQWMSYGLPVALFLLIICWWYLTSIALPSDEQADFSSGKAEIAKQIKDLGSLSLEEKRVSLVFVMVSLAWISRSLPVVKQNLPFLDDTIIALIGVLLLFIIPSSKRSEALLDWKTAEKIPWGILILFGGGLSLAEGFKVTGLAEWIGSQFIYLDFIAFGLFLLIIVAAVNFLTEITSNVATASMLLPILAAVSASMGVHPFGLMFGATMAASCAFMLPVATPPNAVVFGSGYLEIKDMIRAGFWLNIFSIIVITLITRYALPFIWGLDLFQYPF; encoded by the coding sequence ATGGGTCCCTTGTTATTCCTACTCATATGGGTTTGGCCAGATTTATTCGGGATGCCTGCTGATGCTCAAGTCATGTTAGCAGTGACCTGTTGGATTGCTACCTGGTGGATAACAGAAGCTATCCCTATTCCAGCTACTTCACTCTTACCGTTGATTTTATTGCCTTTGCTACAAACGATGAGCATCGCAGAGGTTTCCAAATCATATGCCAATCCTATGGTATTACTGTACATGGGTGGGTTTATGATTGCAGTTACTATTGAAAAATGGAATTTACATAAAAGAATTGCCCTGATTATTATTCATTGGATTGGTACAAATTCTAAGAAAATAGTTTTAGGCTTTATGGTAGCCACTGCTTTTTTATCCATGTGGATATCAAATACGGCGACTTCTCTAATGATGTTGCCCATAGGCATTGCAGTTGTATCCCAATTGGACGGAACAGATGGTAAATTTATGAAAGGCAGCCCTTTAGGGAAATCATTGATGTTGGGTATTGCCTATGCAGCTTCGATTGGCGGAATTGCAACGTTGATTGGTACTCCTACGAATATTATTTTAGCCAGTGTCGTTCGGGAATTGTATGGGTTTGAGATTAGCTTCAGTCAATGGATGAGTTACGGTTTACCAGTGGCTTTATTTCTTTTAATCATCTGCTGGTGGTACTTAACGAGCATCGCTTTACCTAGTGACGAACAAGCTGATTTCAGCTCAGGAAAAGCCGAAATCGCAAAACAAATCAAAGATTTAGGCTCACTTTCTTTGGAGGAAAAACGCGTTTCCTTGGTTTTTGTCATGGTCAGCTTGGCCTGGATAAGCAGAAGCTTACCTGTGGTCAAACAAAATTTACCCTTCTTAGATGATACAATTATTGCCTTGATCGGTGTTTTGCTTTTATTTATAATTCCTTCTTCCAAGCGGTCGGAGGCCTTATTAGATTGGAAAACCGCTGAAAAAATCCCTTGGGGCATCTTAATTCTCTTTGGTGGTGGCTTGTCTTTAGCCGAAGGATTTAAAGTGACAGGATTAGCAGAATGGATTGGTAGTCAGTTTATTTATCTTGATTTTATAGCTTTTGGGTTATTTTTATTGATCATTGTCGCGGCAGTCAACTTTTTAACAGAGATTACCTCCAATGTGGCGACGGCTTCTATGCTCTTACCGATTTTGGCTGCAGTCTCGGCTTCTATGGGTGTTCATCCCTTTGGATTGATGTTTGGGGCTACGATGGCTGCCAGTTGTGCCTTCATGCTACCGGTGGCTACTCCTCCCAATGCAGTTGTTTTTGGTTCAGGCTACCTTGAAATCAAGGATATGATTCGGGCAGGATTTTGGTTGAATATTTTTTCAATTATAGTCATCACCCTGATTACCCGCTACGCCCTACCCTTCATTTGGGGCTTGGATTTATTTCAGTATCCTTTCTAA